The DNA region GCAGCTCGTCGAGCGTTGACGGGATGTTCCCGCCGTAAGTTTCCACGACTCGCTGCGCCATGCCTTTCAGGTGCTTCGCCTTGTTCCGGTAGAACCCGGTACGGAAGATGATTCTCTCCAGCTCTGCCAGATCCGCTTGAGCCAGGTCGTGAACCGTCGGGTAGCGGGCAAACAGCGCCGGCGTGACCGTGTTCACGGTCTTGTCGGTGCATTGAGCGGACAGGATCGTCGCGGACAGGAGCTGGTACGGGCTGTCGTGGACGAGGGCGCAGGCGGGCTCGCCGTACGCCGCATCGAGTCGGTCGAGTATCGCCGGCACGGTGCTCTGGCACAGGCGATCAACTGCCATCGCGTATCCCGGGGAGCCTTGACGAAGAACTGCAACCGCCTGTGGACGGTTCCCCAGTACCGAGCCGCCGGACGAGGATCGAGCCCGGCGCGACGATGCCGTTCACGAGCTATCCTCCGCGTCGGATCGCTGCGGCTTCGGCTGCGTCGCGGGCGATCCCCACACGACGCATCGCCTGGCGAATTGCTTCAGCGACTGGCTCTTGACCACGATGGTGTCCGGCGCCAGCACGTGCGTGTACATGCTGAGCAACGAGATGAGATCGAGCAGCGAGGCGTACCCGGAGAACCCCGACATATCGACGTAGACCTTCGAGAACTCGCGTCCCAGAGCCAAGATGGAGCGCATGTCGAAGGCGTCGATGGCCTCGAAGCGGATCGACGGTCGCATTTGTCGGGCGCGTTCGATGCACGCCGGGCTCACGT from Candidatus Poribacteria bacterium includes:
- the nth gene encoding endonuclease III, producing MAVDRLCQSTVPAILDRLDAAYGEPACALVHDSPYQLLSATILSAQCTDKTVNTVTPALFARYPTVHDLAQADLAELERIIFRTGFYRNKAKHLKGMAQRVVETYGGNIPSTLDELLTLPGVARKTAHVLLNVWYGQASGIVVDTHVARISRLLALSDGRTPDKVADDLEAIIPRDRWIRLTLQLIEHGRRVCIARRPDCGQCALRDLCPSAQE
- a CDS encoding class I SAM-dependent methyltransferase translates to MGSQDELPRARRADGRVGHTPAGGAAKRHRASRLGARAKVRLMPPSKPPPSPRTRYVATRGVQEYRATIPHTVGADDVVLEVGCEWGTTTELIAPHCREVLGIDVSPACIERARQMRPSIRFEAIDAFDMRSILALGREFSKVYVDMSGFSGYASLLDLISLLSMYTHVLAPDTIVVKSQSLKQFARRCVVWGSPATQPKPQRSDAEDSS